TGTTTTCGCCGTTAGGCTTGGTCATTCCCCTACCTCCAAAGTACCCTTTGCATATTGTTGATGAACAGCATAACATAAAGTGTGTAGGTTTACACGATTTATATTACAATAAACTTTGACAAATAAAAGATTATTTTTATCACAAGGAGGAACGAAATGACTTCTTTGAAACTATCTCGTAAGAACACTCAGTTTCTTATGATCGACCTTCAGGAGCGCCTTCTCCCCGCAATACATGGATTTGAAGAAATAAAAGCCAACGCTCTCCGCCTTGTAGAAGGAGCAAAAGTGTTAGAAGTTCCCTTCACTTACACAGAGCAGTATCCTAAAGGATTGGGAAGCACAGATCGTCAGCTTCTCGAAAAAATTGAGGGAAAAACCGCTTTTCAGAAATTGACCTTTTCCTGTTGCGACGAAGAGGGATTCATCGATATTTTAGAAA
This region of Aminobacterium colombiense DSM 12261 genomic DNA includes:
- a CDS encoding hydrolase, which translates into the protein MTSLKLSRKNTQFLMIDLQERLLPAIHGFEEIKANALRLVEGAKVLEVPFTYTEQYPKGLGSTDRQLLEKIEGKTAFQKLTFSCCDEEGFIDILEKNDKKQIVLWGIESHICVLATVMDLIKAGFTIWVAADACGSRNRNNHDLALRTMTQMGAIVVPTETVLYQLMERSGTPEFKALLPLFK